A genomic segment from Clostridia bacterium encodes:
- a CDS encoding NlpC/P60 family protein — protein sequence MRKRCSKYSLIFVFIIMAIAMTANITYADSAISQSNEDIPSNWAKAEIAKAIEVNLLSEKLQGEYRRNITREEFGEVAVNLYEALSGKEGILQGENPFTDTQNIKVRIANSLGIVNGIGDGKFAPNDVITRQEISVMLYRTLQAARPGYGYSDSYDHIFADYDTISSWAREAVSYLYGIEVINGVGDNLFGPRGNTSREQAIVLANRMHEKVLASPNNLIASRDGTSRRESDMNLKLAKLISQEMGKPYQWGGTGPDSYDCSGLVYSLYGKLGISLPRVAKSQAEVGTYVSKEELAYGDLVFFARDGKNVNHVGIFVGNGEFVHAPQTGDVVKKTTLMSGYYERVYYTAKRVIK from the coding sequence ATGAGAAAAAGATGTAGTAAATATAGCTTAATTTTTGTATTTATAATTATGGCTATTGCAATGACTGCAAACATTACATATGCTGATTCAGCTATATCACAAAGCAATGAAGATATTCCAAGTAATTGGGCGAAAGCAGAAATTGCTAAAGCAATAGAAGTGAATCTACTTTCGGAAAAGCTTCAAGGGGAATATAGGAGAAATATAACCAGAGAAGAGTTTGGTGAGGTTGCTGTAAATTTATATGAAGCTTTGAGTGGAAAAGAAGGTATACTGCAGGGAGAAAATCCCTTTACTGATACGCAAAATATAAAAGTCAGGATAGCAAATAGTTTAGGAATAGTTAATGGCATAGGGGATGGAAAATTTGCTCCCAACGATGTGATAACCCGTCAGGAAATCAGCGTGATGTTATATCGTACACTGCAAGCAGCAAGACCCGGATATGGCTATTCAGATTCATACGACCACATATTTGCAGATTATGATACGATTTCATCCTGGGCACGGGAAGCAGTAAGTTATTTGTATGGAATAGAAGTTATAAATGGAGTTGGGGACAATCTGTTTGGCCCCAGAGGAAATACATCCAGGGAACAAGCGATAGTTCTTGCGAATAGAATGCATGAAAAAGTTTTGGCATCTCCGAATAATTTAATCGCGTCACGAGATGGGACAAGCAGACGAGAAAGCGATATGAATTTGAAATTAGCAAAGCTTATTTCCCAAGAGATGGGCAAGCCCTATCAGTGGGGTGGAACAGGACCTGATAGTTATGACTGTTCCGGGTTGGTGTATTCCTTGTATGGCAAGCTTGGCATATCGTTGCCAAGAGTAGCAAAGTCTCAGGCAGAAGTCGGAACTTATGTATCGAAAGAAGAATTAGCATATGGCGATTTGGTATTTTTTGCAAGAGACGGGAAGAATGTAAACCACGTAGGAATATTTGTAGGGAATGGTGAGTTTGTGCACGCTCCTCAAACAGGAGACGTGGTGAAGAAAACAACACTGATGTCGGGATATTATGAAAGAGTTTATTATACGGCTAAAAGGGTTATTAAATAA
- a CDS encoding VOC family protein → MFKRIDHIAFIVKDRAKSVYFYEEHFGFKKYYENDVPVPTIEKIVYLKLGDTILELIHMPTGPTNQGFHFCIESDNFDEDYTRLKNAGIPVDTEPHPAGAREPKEEGWRRVVFVGPDGELVEFRG, encoded by the coding sequence ATGTTTAAACGTATCGACCATATAGCATTTATTGTCAAGGACCGCGCCAAATCTGTATATTTTTATGAAGAGCACTTTGGCTTCAAAAAATATTATGAAAATGATGTACCTGTGCCCACAATAGAAAAAATAGTTTATCTTAAACTGGGCGATACCATTTTAGAGTTGATACATATGCCGACTGGCCCAACAAATCAAGGATTTCATTTCTGTATTGAGAGCGATAACTTCGACGAAGACTACACCCGGCTAAAGAATGCTGGCATTCCGGTTGATACCGAGCCTCACCCGGCTGGAGCAAGAGAGCCAAAAGAAGAAGGCTGGCGCAGAGTAGTATTTGTCGGTCCCGACGGAGAATTGGTTGAATTTAGAGGATAA
- a CDS encoding VOC family protein — translation MQKIVPHLWYDKEAKEAALFYINLFDQSMLINATVIGNTPSGDTEIVNFELAGQTFSAISAGPYFRFNPSISLMVACTTVEEVNTKWKALSEGGTELMPLGEYPFNKWYGWIQDRYGLSWQLMLLEGVEGIQKITPNILFSNVACGKAEEAIKYYTEVFEDSEIRMISKYGEGEAMSSKAKVNFVAFKLSGIDFSAMDNAFDVDFSFNEAFSLMVNCKDQKEIDYFWDKLSAVPEAEQCGWVKDKFGVSWQIVPSNLDDVLFHGSKDEVQRVTEAFLKMKKFDLEALERARLGK, via the coding sequence ATGCAAAAAATAGTTCCTCATTTATGGTATGACAAAGAGGCTAAGGAAGCAGCATTGTTTTATATCAACTTATTTGACCAATCTATGCTTATAAATGCGACAGTTATAGGGAACACCCCTTCGGGAGACACAGAAATTGTTAATTTTGAACTAGCCGGACAGACATTCTCAGCAATAAGTGCAGGTCCTTATTTCAGATTCAACCCATCGATTTCTTTAATGGTAGCATGTACCACTGTTGAAGAAGTGAATACAAAGTGGAAAGCGCTGTCGGAAGGTGGTACGGAATTGATGCCGCTCGGTGAATACCCTTTTAACAAGTGGTACGGATGGATTCAGGATCGTTATGGTTTGTCCTGGCAGTTAATGCTTCTTGAAGGGGTCGAAGGAATTCAAAAGATAACGCCTAACATTCTTTTCTCAAATGTTGCGTGTGGGAAAGCGGAGGAAGCAATAAAGTACTACACTGAGGTTTTTGAAGACTCCGAGATAAGAATGATTAGCAAATATGGCGAAGGTGAAGCAATGTCATCAAAGGCGAAGGTAAATTTTGTGGCCTTCAAGCTTAGCGGTATTGATTTTTCAGCTATGGATAATGCTTTTGATGTCGATTTCAGTTTTAATGAGGCATTTTCGCTTATGGTAAATTGCAAAGACCAAAAAGAAATTGATTATTTTTGGGATAAGCTTTCAGCTGTTCCTGAGGCAGAACAATGCGGATGGGTTAAGGACAAGTTTGGTGTTTCATGGCAGATTGTACCTTCAAACCTTGATGATGTTTTGTTTCATGGCTCAAAGGATGAAGTTCAAAGAGTTACAGAAGCTTTTCTAAAAATGAAAAAGTTTGATCTAGAAGCTTTGGAAAGAGCACGCTTAGGAAAATAA
- a CDS encoding YmaF family protein, whose product MPRELHDHLFNGRTTIEDQHRHRFMGTTSENPDTPRHTHIMAGNTDFRQRHRHRFRIRTSPPIPFRGGHVHYFYGITSINDGHFHYMFGYTRVHRNDDYGTYQDYFGTESEQIDSFEE is encoded by the coding sequence ATGCCAAGAGAATTGCATGATCATTTGTTTAATGGAAGAACAACCATAGAAGATCAGCACCGGCACAGGTTTATGGGCACTACCAGCGAGAATCCGGATACCCCCAGACACACTCACATTATGGCAGGCAATACCGACTTTAGACAGAGACACAGACATCGTTTCAGGATCAGAACAAGCCCTCCCATACCTTTCAGAGGTGGTCACGTACATTATTTTTATGGTATAACTTCAATAAATGACGGACATTTCCATTACATGTTCGGTTATACCAGGGTACACAGGAATGATGATTACGGAACATATCAGGATTACTTCGGAACTGAATCGGAACAAATCGATAGTTTTGAAGAATAA
- a CDS encoding stalk domain-containing protein, which translates to MNFRIFKTGLSILMTMAILLLTVGCSIDELEFYSLSKKINQMNAIETSGTVSIELGSELVNEMKYSTPSEMQIMEELFASGFDIKYTARVSKNPLAYELKIDFRKKGEAEYKKITTIIGNDKVMYLNLRGCLIFLKPYILAAKPSEEKVINTLIAKVDYLQIDSDFEGDILDHTTDLSNTEGLIRMLSEFTDLFKEAYSNYSTGMVNKKGNGYELRLEAKDIKSLIIKFTEYTIANIDNIVEKISTKINSMPEKDIAYLADAFDDSSLDKEELLSGLEDFRSGIKQITPEEIDELKNDESVDRIFKSIEGSVLSNYMEKENDNTYKTATELNIEYEGKMLFNLKETSQITKLDAFSIDKPSQTTTIEGVQPIIASVLPPQVDTVKINLKTKKASITYSDKKTSDIEITYHIVEGDTYVSLTTINRVLGTQISWDEKNQTGLIKKDGETIELAANKIDGYIYVKVADLKRIGYSVFSDAATHEINIINLTKQSIFQ; encoded by the coding sequence ATGAATTTTAGAATATTTAAGACAGGTTTATCAATTCTAATGACTATGGCTATACTCCTCTTAACGGTAGGCTGTTCAATTGATGAATTGGAGTTCTATTCCTTAAGTAAAAAGATTAATCAGATGAACGCTATCGAAACAAGTGGAACTGTTTCAATAGAATTGGGAAGTGAATTGGTTAATGAAATGAAGTATAGTACCCCATCCGAAATGCAAATTATGGAAGAGCTGTTTGCTTCAGGCTTTGATATCAAATACACAGCTAGAGTGTCAAAGAACCCTTTAGCGTACGAGCTTAAGATTGATTTTCGTAAGAAAGGCGAGGCTGAGTACAAGAAAATCACTACAATTATAGGTAACGACAAAGTAATGTATTTGAATTTGAGGGGCTGCCTCATATTTTTGAAGCCTTATATTTTAGCAGCAAAGCCTTCTGAGGAAAAGGTTATCAACACACTTATCGCAAAGGTTGATTATCTTCAAATTGACTCAGACTTTGAAGGCGACATTCTAGATCACACCACAGACCTTTCAAATACTGAAGGATTGATAAGAATGCTAAGCGAATTTACTGACTTATTCAAAGAAGCATACTCGAATTATTCTACTGGCATGGTAAACAAGAAGGGCAATGGCTATGAATTAAGACTTGAAGCCAAAGATATAAAATCATTAATTATTAAGTTTACAGAATATACTATTGCAAATATTGACAATATAGTTGAAAAAATATCCACAAAGATTAATTCAATGCCTGAGAAAGATATTGCATATTTAGCTGACGCATTTGATGACTCAAGTTTAGACAAAGAGGAACTTTTGTCCGGCTTAGAAGATTTCAGAAGTGGAATCAAGCAAATAACTCCAGAAGAAATAGATGAGCTGAAAAACGATGAGTCTGTTGATAGGATATTTAAGAGTATTGAAGGTTCAGTTCTAAGCAACTATATGGAAAAAGAAAATGATAATACCTACAAGACAGCAACTGAATTGAACATTGAATATGAAGGTAAAATGCTTTTCAATTTAAAGGAAACTTCACAAATAACGAAGTTGGATGCTTTTTCGATTGATAAACCTTCCCAAACAACCACGATTGAGGGCGTGCAGCCAATTATAGCATCTGTTCTTCCGCCTCAAGTCGATACTGTGAAAATAAACCTAAAGACTAAGAAAGCAAGCATTACATACAGCGACAAGAAGACTTCAGATATAGAAATAACATATCATATTGTAGAAGGCGACACGTATGTTTCTTTAACCACAATCAACAGAGTGTTGGGAACACAGATTAGCTGGGATGAGAAAAACCAGACTGGCCTGATAAAAAAAGATGGAGAAACCATTGAGCTAGCCGCTAACAAAATTGACGGATACATTTATGTAAAGGTTGCAGACCTGAAGAGGATAGGTTATTCCGTATTTTCTGATGCTGCGACTCATGAAATAAATATTATCAACCTTACCAAGCAATCGATATTCCAATAG
- a CDS encoding methyl-accepting chemotaxis protein: MKKNLIIVISLVLSYVITTLTGLKDNKSLLLFGIINAMFLWLGFILFLKENLSMQNRLKNNLQKQNVNIILEDHELKNSLKQILENALNLNHTLENIKNGTIESGKAAEHIAINTQNIVEENNKQLNIVKQVTDNSNDITDMISSASEFANSANQETQNATKISVDAGSEVEKVVETMQQIKKTTEQTTLKINTLSKKSQQIDEIISAITNIASQTNLLALNAAIEAARAGEHGKGFAVVADEVRKLAEQSNSAASKIGDIIREIQSDIDSSSKSFYQVTDLVTEGVSVSKSAGDLIKRIIETFKQTAKQTQDIQNLLENTVNNSQAVLSITQKNQEMAHSTANTTQLIAAAAQEQNASIEEINSNIEVITQVSEEIKQHIAAAVMNKIMYNKALEFKLRVEKNKEFTGSIADMEKLAKELGIDEIDYSNSKGVFCASNIQSALGMDLYDIKMKQSNFDLRKHLFIDKTPYSVSPLIKSGQTGKLFKFLQIPNLDKQIVYQVGLSYESLIKLLN; the protein is encoded by the coding sequence TTGAAAAAGAATTTGATTATCGTTATTTCCTTGGTTTTATCTTATGTAATCACTACGCTTACTGGGTTAAAGGATAATAAATCACTTTTATTATTTGGAATAATCAATGCTATGTTTTTATGGTTGGGTTTTATTCTTTTTCTAAAAGAAAATTTATCTATGCAGAATCGACTTAAAAATAATCTTCAGAAACAAAATGTGAATATTATTTTGGAAGATCATGAACTGAAGAACTCTTTGAAGCAGATTCTAGAAAATGCCTTGAACTTAAATCATACTTTGGAAAACATCAAGAATGGAACTATAGAGAGTGGGAAAGCTGCAGAACATATTGCCATCAATACTCAAAACATAGTTGAGGAAAATAATAAGCAACTAAATATTGTTAAGCAGGTAACGGACAATTCAAATGATATTACAGATATGATTTCTAGTGCGTCTGAATTTGCCAATAGTGCCAATCAAGAAACACAGAACGCAACCAAAATTTCTGTTGATGCAGGAAGTGAAGTTGAAAAAGTAGTTGAAACCATGCAGCAAATTAAAAAAACTACAGAGCAGACGACCTTGAAAATCAATACCCTTTCTAAAAAATCACAACAGATAGATGAAATAATCTCTGCTATCACCAATATTGCCAGTCAGACAAACCTGCTTGCATTAAATGCAGCTATTGAAGCAGCTCGGGCTGGTGAACATGGCAAAGGCTTTGCAGTGGTGGCGGATGAAGTTCGTAAATTAGCAGAACAATCCAACAGTGCAGCCTCAAAAATTGGTGATATAATTCGAGAAATTCAGAGCGACATTGATTCCTCATCAAAATCCTTTTATCAGGTTACAGATTTAGTAACTGAAGGAGTTAGTGTTTCTAAATCTGCAGGTGATTTGATTAAAAGAATAATAGAAACCTTTAAACAAACCGCAAAACAGACTCAAGATATCCAGAACCTTTTGGAGAATACTGTTAATAATAGCCAAGCAGTATTGAGTATTACTCAAAAGAATCAAGAAATGGCACACTCAACTGCAAATACTACTCAATTAATAGCTGCAGCGGCTCAAGAACAGAACGCTTCAATAGAAGAAATTAATAGTAATATTGAAGTAATAACTCAAGTATCTGAAGAAATAAAACAACATATTGCAGCAGCAGTAATGAATAAAATTATGTATAATAAAGCACTCGAGTTTAAATTGAGAGTAGAAAAAAATAAAGAATTTACTGGTTCTATTGCTGATATGGAAAAATTAGCAAAGGAATTGGGCATAGATGAGATTGATTATTCAAATAGCAAGGGAGTTTTTTGTGCTTCAAATATCCAATCTGCATTAGGAATGGATTTATATGATATTAAAATGAAACAAAGTAATTTTGATCTTAGAAAACACTTATTCATTGACAAAACCCCATATTCAGTTAGTCCGTTGATAAAAAGCGGACAAACAGGGAAATTATTTAAATTTCTCCAAATCCCAAACTTAGACAAACAAATTGTTTATCAAGTCGGGTTGTCTTATGAGTCTTTAATTAAATTATTAAACTAA
- a CDS encoding amino acid permease has translation MEAITMVVGVVIGSGIFFKASSVFSNAGTPTLGILAWIVGGIITIASALTIAEIAAAIPKTGGIFVYLKELYSEKWAFLFGWMQAVIYVPGVAAALSIVFVTQATYFIALTAVQQKLLAIFIIFFITVINIISTKLGSKVQFIATIGKLIPIFVIIIFGLLKGEANSFAAVSSQAGSSVGLAGFGAAILGTLWAYDGWVGVGNMAGELKNPKKDIPRSIIIGLAITIAVYILINIAIVNIMPVAQVIASEKAASDAAVILFGNSGAGLIAVGIMISIFGALNGYLMTGVRVPFAMAQDNLFPFAKFFGKISDKFGTPVNTLLFEALLASLYVLSGSFETLTNLAVFTMWIFFVMTVAGIFILRSKHKNIERPYTVPLFPIVPFIGIAGGIYILICTLVTSTSYALYGLAVTALGLPVYLLIKKRNK, from the coding sequence ATGGAAGCCATTACAATGGTTGTAGGGGTAGTAATAGGCTCAGGAATTTTCTTTAAGGCGTCTTCAGTATTCAGTAACGCGGGAACCCCAACTTTAGGAATACTCGCATGGATAGTGGGAGGTATAATTACAATAGCTTCTGCACTTACAATAGCGGAGATTGCAGCAGCTATTCCTAAGACAGGCGGCATATTTGTATACTTAAAGGAGCTTTATAGCGAGAAATGGGCTTTCTTATTTGGATGGATGCAGGCAGTTATTTATGTTCCTGGTGTTGCAGCGGCATTATCAATAGTATTTGTAACACAAGCAACGTATTTTATTGCATTAACAGCTGTGCAACAGAAGCTCCTAGCTATTTTCATTATATTTTTTATAACAGTTATAAATATAATTTCAACTAAGCTTGGCAGTAAGGTACAGTTCATAGCCACAATAGGCAAGTTAATTCCGATTTTTGTTATTATTATTTTTGGATTGTTAAAGGGTGAAGCAAACAGCTTTGCAGCAGTATCCTCACAAGCTGGCAGCTCTGTGGGATTAGCAGGCTTTGGAGCAGCTATACTGGGTACTCTGTGGGCTTACGATGGCTGGGTTGGCGTCGGAAATATGGCAGGAGAGCTTAAGAATCCAAAGAAGGATATTCCTAGATCAATAATCATTGGGTTGGCTATTACAATTGCTGTTTACATATTGATAAATATAGCAATTGTAAACATAATGCCTGTTGCACAGGTTATAGCATCTGAAAAGGCAGCCTCCGATGCTGCAGTTATACTGTTTGGTAATTCAGGCGCAGGCTTAATTGCCGTAGGTATTATGATATCTATATTTGGCGCACTTAATGGCTACTTAATGACCGGTGTAAGAGTCCCTTTTGCCATGGCTCAGGACAATCTGTTCCCCTTTGCAAAGTTCTTCGGTAAAATAAGCGACAAATTTGGAACTCCGGTAAACACTTTGCTATTCGAAGCACTGCTGGCATCATTATATGTATTGAGCGGTTCCTTTGAAACGTTGACAAACCTGGCTGTATTTACAATGTGGATATTCTTTGTAATGACAGTAGCGGGCATATTTATTTTAAGGTCAAAGCACAAGAATATCGAGAGACCTTATACCGTCCCCCTATTCCCTATAGTCCCATTTATAGGTATAGCAGGTGGAATATATATACTTATCTGCACACTAGTTACCAGCACATCCTACGCACTATACGGTTTAGCAGTTACCGCTTTGGGACTACCTGTTTATCTATTAATCAAGAAAAGAAATAAATAA
- a CDS encoding class I SAM-dependent methyltransferase produces MNSAWLAEQGHEVHMFELAPAAVEYAINNQTETAKFIAEEADARNINRANESADVVLIMGPLYHLIDREDRMKVLREAYRVLKKGGILVAVAITKYCNAIWSIDTIHQIKNDTSVMGMSPHFMVIGKK; encoded by the coding sequence TTGAATTCTGCATGGTTAGCTGAACAAGGACATGAGGTGCATATGTTCGAATTGGCCCCTGCAGCTGTTGAGTATGCCATTAACAATCAAACTGAAACTGCTAAATTTATTGCTGAAGAAGCAGACGCTAGAAATATAAATAGAGCAAATGAAAGTGCAGATGTTGTTCTTATCATGGGTCCATTGTATCACTTGATAGATAGGGAAGATAGAATGAAGGTACTAAGGGAAGCTTATAGAGTATTAAAAAAAGGCGGTATATTAGTAGCTGTAGCAATAACAAAGTATTGTAATGCTATTTGGTCCATAGATACTATACATCAAATTAAGAACGATACCAGCGTAATGGGCATGAGTCCGCATTTTATGGTGATTGGGAAAAAATAG
- a CDS encoding flavodoxin yields MKKQAFKILYMFLFAALLLSGCSTGNNTSPTASPSSLAPYEAAENSTKNSMPTDSNISGLESSQTGENKFGKVLVVYYSLTGHTREIGNMINDMTGGDVFEIQPVENYYRSDIEEIGKKQVKEGYKPKLKNSVSDIETYDLIFIGSPVWWFSVSPPVMSFLAQYDFKDKKVVPFCTYVSDYGDFFDMFKKACPGAEVLEGEDFTNNESRDTEQVKAKIKLWLKEIE; encoded by the coding sequence ATGAAAAAACAAGCTTTTAAAATTTTATACATGTTTTTATTTGCTGCATTATTACTCTCCGGTTGTAGCACGGGCAACAATACGTCTCCCACAGCAAGTCCATCAAGCCTAGCTCCTTACGAAGCCGCGGAAAACAGTACTAAGAATAGTATGCCAACTGATTCGAACATATCCGGACTGGAGTCTTCCCAAACCGGGGAAAACAAATTTGGAAAAGTTCTTGTAGTGTATTACTCATTAACAGGACATACCCGTGAGATTGGTAATATGATTAATGATATGACAGGTGGAGATGTTTTCGAAATACAGCCTGTAGAAAATTACTACCGGTCTGATATTGAAGAGATAGGTAAAAAGCAGGTAAAAGAGGGCTACAAACCGAAGCTGAAAAATTCTGTATCCGATATTGAAACGTATGACCTGATATTTATTGGTTCACCAGTATGGTGGTTTTCAGTTTCACCGCCTGTAATGTCATTTTTAGCACAATACGATTTTAAGGATAAAAAAGTTGTCCCGTTCTGTACTTATGTAAGTGATTACGGTGATTTTTTCGATATGTTTAAAAAAGCATGTCCTGGTGCTGAAGTGCTTGAAGGCGAAGATTTCACAAATAATGAATCAAGGGATACGGAGCAGGTAAAAGCAAAAATAAAGCTGTGGCTAAAAGAAATAGAGTAG
- a CDS encoding PHP domain-containing protein, with the protein MIDLHIHTTSSDGSDEPKDILIKAQQLGLKYISITDHDSIGAYEKLKKIKISNYFKGKIVPGCEFSVVHNGKPIEILGYGIDLEAINSTGIVSDEKFLERENEYLKKMMGVCRNLKLTYSDNLSVTGGKYFATQLMHSDLRKYPENERHFTKEVWESLNAFYRTCVNNEDNPFFLDQMKNYPTVLDAADLIKKAGGKAFLAHLYVYFADDYEEFLSSIISLNTLDGLECYHSLHTMDKTEYLVDYCNRHKLYISGGSDYHGKLKPNVKIGETISGIKIPYEILKPWLPGNTII; encoded by the coding sequence ATGATAGATCTACATATCCATACAACTTCATCGGACGGTTCAGACGAACCCAAGGATATTCTTATAAAAGCGCAGCAATTAGGTCTAAAATATATATCAATTACAGACCATGACTCTATAGGTGCTTATGAAAAATTGAAGAAAATTAAAATAAGCAACTATTTTAAAGGTAAGATTGTCCCCGGCTGCGAGTTTTCAGTAGTGCATAATGGGAAACCTATAGAAATATTAGGCTATGGGATAGACCTCGAAGCAATAAATTCAACTGGAATCGTTTCAGATGAAAAGTTCCTTGAAAGGGAAAATGAATACCTCAAAAAAATGATGGGTGTCTGCAGAAACCTTAAACTTACATATAGTGATAATCTATCAGTAACAGGTGGTAAATATTTTGCAACACAATTAATGCATTCTGATTTGAGGAAATATCCTGAAAATGAAAGACACTTCACAAAAGAAGTATGGGAAAGTCTTAATGCCTTTTACAGAACATGCGTTAATAATGAAGACAATCCTTTTTTTCTGGACCAGATGAAGAATTATCCTACTGTACTGGATGCTGCTGATCTTATAAAGAAAGCAGGGGGGAAAGCATTCCTTGCGCATCTTTACGTGTATTTTGCAGATGATTATGAGGAATTTCTAAGCTCAATAATATCGTTAAACACACTTGATGGTTTAGAATGTTATCATTCACTTCATACAATGGATAAGACAGAGTATCTCGTAGATTATTGCAATAGACATAAGCTTTATATATCAGGCGGAAGCGATTACCATGGAAAACTTAAACCTAATGTTAAAATTGGGGAAACCATAAGCGGAATAAAAATACCCTATGAAATATTAAAGCCCTGGCTTCCAGGCAATACAATAATATAA
- a CDS encoding flavodoxin family protein has protein sequence MKVLLINGSPKAQGCTYTALCEVAKELEKGNIETEIFHVGNKPIRGCMACGGCSKDDSGKCAFDDDTVNIALEKAKGADGFIFGSPVHYAGASGLITSFLDRFFYAGDCFQYKPGAAIVSCRRGGSTAAFEQLNKYFTISNMPVVSSQYWNMVHGNTPEEVKQDLEGMQTMRTLGKNMAWLLKSIQAGKEAGVKLPEKEPRTVTNFIR, from the coding sequence ATGAAAGTATTACTTATTAATGGAAGTCCGAAGGCTCAAGGATGCACTTATACAGCCTTATGCGAAGTAGCAAAAGAACTGGAGAAAGGAAATATAGAAACAGAAATCTTTCATGTTGGAAACAAGCCTATCCGCGGTTGTATGGCTTGCGGCGGTTGTTCCAAAGATGACTCTGGAAAATGCGCATTTGACGATGATACTGTAAATATTGCCTTGGAAAAAGCTAAAGGAGCTGATGGTTTTATCTTTGGTTCCCCGGTACATTATGCAGGAGCATCCGGTCTAATAACATCTTTTTTAGATAGATTCTTCTATGCTGGAGATTGCTTTCAATACAAACCCGGTGCTGCAATTGTAAGCTGTCGCCGTGGAGGTTCAACCGCAGCCTTTGAGCAGTTAAATAAATATTTTACTATTTCAAATATGCCTGTTGTATCTTCTCAATATTGGAATATGGTTCATGGGAATACCCCTGAGGAAGTAAAGCAGGATTTAGAAGGAATGCAAACAATGAGAACATTAGGCAAGAATATGGCCTGGCTTTTAAAAAGCATCCAAGCTGGAAAAGAAGCCGGAGTTAAACTCCCGGAAAAAGAGCCGCGAACAGTGACTAATTTTATACGATAA